The region CGTGTAAACTTTCATCTTCTTCCGTTTTCTTTAAATCATAACAAACCAATAGGAAGCTATAGTCTTTATTGTTTAGCAATGAATCGGTAATAGGATTTCCATTCGCATCGTTAACGGTAAAGTCTGTAATTTTTGGTGGATTCACAGCTTCTTTGGTTAATACGTTATCAGTCGCAACCCATTTCCATGTTAAGGTATCTTCCCAAGGATAATTTTTCAAATCAAATTCTTTTACCTCATGTGTTTTCAAATTCTCGTATTTAAAGCGTGTTTCGTAGACAGGTGGTTGGTAATCGGCCCCGGGCTTCATGTTTTCTTTAATGTTCATTCCGATGGCATAAGCACGGAAATCTAATGGAGGTAAATTGCGGTACGCGTAAATCGGGAAGGCAAAAGAAGCAATAGCTCCAATGATAAAGATGGTTACTTGTAATGAAGGGAAAGTTAAATCATTGATGTGTTCTTTACCTGCAAATAAAAGTGTAATCAAAATCATGAGTGCAATATCCTTCCAAAAGCTTTCCCACGGTTTTAATTTTAAGAAATCGCCAAAACAACCGCAGTGTGTTACTTTGTTGTAGCAAGCCGAGTAGAATGTCAAGAATGTGAAAAAGGCGATTTGCGCGAACAATAACCATAATGTTAAATCACGTTTGTAGCCAATCAAAAGCATTACACCTAATAACATTTCACTCACACAAATAATAATCGCTAACGGAAGAGCAATGTGCGCGAACCATTCAAACATACCTAAACCTGTATCAGCTTTAAATACTTCAAAGTATTCTTCTAATTTATAAGAGAAACCAAGAGGGTCGTTGGCTTTTATAAACCCAGAAAAAATAAATAAACATCCTACTAAGATGCGCGCGATGTGCGTTAACCAGGGCCATTTACTGATAATAGGAGTGCCATTTACCAATAAAACTAAAATACCTAAAATAATTGCTAAAGTAGATTTGCTAAAGCAAGGCGGACAAATAAAATAAAATAAGGCAGCCAGGCCTATCGACCAAATGGCGCGAAATAATTTAGAGGATAAAAAGTTTTTCATAGTATGGGTTTTGTGGCAATCGTATAGCTAAAATTAGACCAATTACTAAAAACAAGAAAGTCTTTAATTTTTTTTAACGAACATATTTGTTAATTGTCGAGTTTAATCAAAGCAAACACCGAATAATTTAACATATCCATATAATTTGCATCAACACCTTCGGAAATAATGGTTTTCCCTTTATTATCCTCAATTTGTTTAACACGGAAAATTTTCATCAAAATCAAATCGGTTAAAGAGCTGATTCGCATATCGCGCCAAGCCTCACCGTAATCGTGATTTTTATCTTCCATTAATTTCTTGGTTTGCGCTACATATTTATCGTAAAGTTTTTCTACTTCATCATACGGTAAATCAACCCGCGAATCATTTTCAAGTTCCAACTGAATTAAAGAAATAACACAATAATTGATGATGCCAATGTATTCGCCTTTAATATCATCACCCACTTTTTGGGTGCCTTTATTCTCGATGCTTTTAATGCGTTGCGCTTTAATAAATATCTGATCGGTTAACGAAGTTGGTCTTAAATTGCGCCAAGCGGTGCCATAATCTTTCATTTTCTTTAAAAAGATATCTTTGCATAGCTTTATGGCCTTGTCATATTGTGTTCCTGTAGTTTGCATATGAGCTCTAAAATTAAAGAAAATAACCCAATTGTATACCAAATAAATGGTAAAAGCCTGAGTTTTGAAAAGCCTATGGTAATGGCAATTATTAACTTAACTCCTGATAGCTTTTACGATGGCGGTAAGTATGGCGAAATAAATGATGTTTTAAGGGACGCGGAGGAAAAGGTAAAGCAGGGTGCCCTGATTTTAGATATTGGTGCGGCATCTTCTCGTTCCGGATCGAAAGAAATAAGCGAAGACGAAGAGTGGAAGCGTTTGCAGCAACCCTTACTGGAATTACGTAAAAAATTTAATGAGATTTTTATTTCGGTGGATACTTACCGGGCAGAAATTGCACGGCGTGCCGCTGAATGTGGCGCTGATATTATTAATGATATTTCAGGCGGTAACATGGATGCTTCTATGTTCGATACTATTGCTAAGTTGAATGTAGCCTATGTTATGATGCACATGAAAGGAACACCACAAACCATGCAGGTAAATCCGGAGTATGGTGATGTAGTATATGAAGTGAAGTCTGAATTTGAAAAGAAAATTTCTAACCTTAAAGAAAAAGGTTTCTCAAAAATTATTATCGACCCGGGTTTTGGTTTTGGAAAAACAACAGAACATAATTATCAGCTTTTAAAACAACTCTCGCAATTTACAGAATTAGATTTTCCTGTTTTGGCCGGACTCTCAAGAAAAAGCATGATTAATAAAGTAATCGGAACTAGTCCGGTTACCGCCTTAAATGGTACGACTGTTTTAAATACAATCGCTCTTTTAAACGGCGCTAAAATATTGCGAGTACATGATGTAGTGGAAGCAATTCAAGCGATAGAATTACTAAAAGAGTACTCCCGAGTGTAGTCCTGATATAGTAACTTATTACTATTGTGATTTAAGTGCCGATGGTGTTATTTCGGTATATCATTTAAAATTAAGTCACATGAAAAATCTTTTTTTTAGTTCCTTATTGGTATTGGGTGTTTCTGTGTATGCTCAACAAAATAATTCGGTAAGTTTTTCAACTCGTTTAAAAAGCGATCAGGAAAAGGTGATTGAGAGCCCTGCTAAAATTAGAGCAGATGATGCCTATATGATCAGTTTTGCCGTTAGTCTTGATCCAAAGAGTATCGAAGGTCTTGATAATTTGGAAATTATTATGATACGCGATGGAGGCGAGAAGCTGGTGTTTACAATGACTACGTCCTATTTTTTAACGAACGCCGGCGATGATCCTTTAAAGAAAGGAAATAAAATAATTTATCCAAAGGTTGTGAATTATCGGGATTTTCCTGAAACAGGGGAAAGTAATTTTTTCTCTGTGGATTTTAATAAGAAAATGGGAGCGGATTTTTTTCTTTCAAAAAAAGGAACCGATTACTCAAATTCTGTAAGTAAAGATGAGTATATTTTAACAGGATATGTGAATGGCTACAAGTTTGTGGGGTATGTTCGTGAAAAGGATTTAAATGGTGAATATCAAAATGTTGCTAAGTATGGTCCTGCCGTCACCTTATCAAAGGTAGCTTCTGTTAAAATAGTAACTTCAGATAAAATTGCGCCAATGCCTAAAACGGATAGTGTGGGAGACGTTCAGGATTTGATGAAAATTGGAGAATAAAATGCGTATTTGTAGATTAGTTAAATGAAGAAGAAACGAATAGAGACTGTTACGCAAGATGATTTTGATTCTATTTACAAGAAGAAAATTAGAGACGGAAAAAAGAATTGGAGGGAGATTTTCAAAAGCGAGATAGATGGTTTCAATTCGTTTATTACGAGTGATAGCTTTTGGTATATAGGAGATTTTGCGACGTCCAAAATTGTTATGGCCGGCGGCGAGCTGGAAGTTGCCACGCCTCTTCATAAAAATGAATGGGTTGGGATTTCGCCAATGGAAATTGGAAAAATGTTCCATCCTTTGGACGTAGCAAAAATGCAAGCCTTTACAGTGTTCATTTCAGATTATTTTGCACGACGAACGCAAAAAGAAATTAATAATGTGAAAGTCAGTATGCTCTTTAGAATGCTGAATTCCAAAAATGAATATACCTGGCGTATTTTATCTTATCCGAAAATTAAATATGAGAATAATTTACCTCGATATATTTTTTGTTTGATAAGTGATTGCTCTCATTTAGTTAATGAACCTGAAAGCACAATGTTTGTGTTTGATAATAATGATAAGGAGAGTGTTTTATACTTCTGTAATGAAGAAACGGTTGAACTGAAGCGTTTTCATGAAAAAAAGCCACTTACGCAACGCGAAACTGAAGTGGTGAAATTGTTGGCAAAAGGATTAATAAGCAAGGAAATAGCCCATCTATTAGGGATATCTAAAAATACAGTTGAAAATCATAAGCAAAATATTTTCGAGAAAACAAAAACAAAAAACATCGCGGAGTTAATCACGTACGCGATAAAAAACAAACTAGTTGATTAAAACTACAACTCCCACCATTTCGCTTTAATACCAACAAACACACCATTTTCCTCAATCTTGATAGGATAAGTTAAAACATTCATGGTCAAACCGGAAGTTGTTCGTCCGGTTTTTAAATCAAAGGGATATCGGTGCATCGGACAAACTATTTCTCCTTTTTCTGTGCATTGTCCGTGTGAAAGCGAAGCTCCATTGTGCGGACAACGATCTGCAACAGCATAAACACCTTCATTGGTGCGGGCAACGCAAATTTTATTTCCTTTTATCACCATGGATTGAGGTTTGCCCAACATTAAATTGTTGTGCATTGCATCTTCATTCTCGAAAATTTTAATCCAGTGATAACTCATGCTTAGAAGTAAATTTACTCTTTTTTGTTTTCATCTTCCTTATTCTCTTCCTGTTTCGGAATGAAATAATAGGTGATGGTTGGCGTTTCATTTATTTCTGAAATTTCTTCTTCAGGAATAATTTCATTTTCGTCATCGTCTTCATTTTCCCATTCGTATTCTTTACGTTGCGGACCTTCTTTACGGTAATTATAAGCAACCATTAATCCGGATATGGCACCAAACAAATGCGCCTCCCAGGAAATTTCCTGTTTAATTGGAAAAATTCCCCACATCATACCGCCATATAAAAACAAAACAAGAGCGGATATTACCATAAGAGGTTTGTGTTTTCTAAATACACCACTAAAAAATAAAAAAACAGCAGCGCCATAAATTAATCCGCTGGCGCCAATGTGATACATATCGCCGGTAGGAGTGTTTCTTCCGCCAACCCACAACCAAACGCCCGACATGATATAAATCCAGATGAACGAAGGCCATGCAATTGGTTTGTAAAAGTAAAACGTGAGCATTCCTAATACCAGCATCGGTAAACTGTTCGATGCTAAATGTTCCAGATCGGAGTGTAAAAAAGGAGAGAAGATAATTCCGCTTAAACCTTTAATCGTTCTAGGAGCAGTACCTAATTGTGTAAGATGTAAATTAAAAGCGTGATCAATAAAGAAAACAGCCCACATCAACACGACAAATAAGAGCGGAAAAGCTCCAACTTTCAATAAAGATTTTGAAATGAAATTTTTCATCGGAATGTTATATAAAGTTCCGATGGAAAAAGGGAAATAAAAAATTAAATTTTAAAATTTAGTTTATTTAACAGGAATGTAAATTTTGCTTAACCACTTATTAGGGTCTTTTTCGACTGTAGCATCGCTAATGTAAAACTCACGAGCTGCACCTGATTGCTCCAGTTTGTTTTTTTCGAGGTAAGTTTTCAGTTCGGCGTAAGCGTTAAACATTTTATCATATGGCCCATAATAATTGTAAACTACCGCGCGTGTAGCTTCCAGAATAACAATGGTGGAATTTTTTGGTTGTACCTTTGGTGTTTTATTGATTGGAACAACGCATTCGAAAACAAAATTTTCAGGATTATTATTGTAATAAATCGCACCGGGAGGTAAGCCTTCTGTGCTTAAGCCCAGATTATTGATATCGACTTCAATAGCGCTGTAAGCTTTCCCAATTTTAAAACCAATATCTTCTTGTTTCGCTGAATCGAGTATAGCAAGGGTTAAAATTTCAGGAATATCAAACACACCAATAATACCCGGAGTTTCCTCTACAACCTGTGCAGGAGGAGTTGTGATTGTATTTGCAACGGATGTTGTATTGTTGGATGAAGCGCCTTTTTCATCGGTATCGTTTTTACACGACGCTAATAGGCCTGAAATCGTTAATGCAAAAAGAATTTTTTTCATCTTAATTGGTTTTACCCGGATATTTTGCCAATGCTTCTTTTAAACAAATCATAGCGTTATTTAAATCATTAAGATTTAAAACGTAAGCTAAACGCACTTCGTTAATTCCTGAGCCCGGTGTTGAGTAAAATCCGGTAGCAGGAGCTAACATTACAGTTTGTTGGTTGAAATTAAAATCTTCCAATAACCACTGACAAAACTTGTCGGCGTTGTCAATAGGTAATCGTGCAATGCAATAAAAAGCACCGCTTGGTTTAGGACAAAATACACCCGGGATTTTATTCAAAGCATCAATCACAAAATCGCGACGTGCAATGTATTCTTTTTTTACTTCAGCGAAATACGAAGCCGGTGTGTCTAATGCAGCTTCTGCTCCGATTTGTCCGTATGAAGGCGGACTTAACCTTGCCTGCGCAAATTTTAATGCAGCACTCATCACCTCTTTGTTTTTACTTATCATAGCGCCAATGCGTGCGCCACAGGCACTGTAACGTTTAGAAATGGAGTCTAATAAAATAACATTGTTTTCGATGCCGCTTAAATGCATAACAGAAACGTATTCCTTTCCGTCATAGCAAAATTCGCGATACACCTCGTCACTTAATAAAAACAAATCGTATTTTTTTACTAAGTCTTTCAAGGCTTCTAATTCAGCTTTTGTATATAAGTATCCGGTTGGATTTCCCGGATTACAAATCATGATGCCTTTTGTTTTAGGCGTGATTAGTTTTTCGAAATCAGAAATAGGAGGTAATGCAAACCCACTTTCAATGCTGCTCTTAATTGGTTTAACCGTAACATTAGCTGCTACTGAAAATCCGTTATAATTCGCATAGAAAGGTTCAGGGATAATAATTTCATCACCGGGATTAAAGCAAGTCATCATAGCAATTGAAATGGCTTCAGAGCCGCCATTGGTGATGATTACTTCACTTGGTTCAATATTGATGTTATAGCCTTTGTAATAGTTACAAAGTTTTTTACGGTAACTTTCGTTACCTGCACTGTGACTATACTCTAAAACTTTTATATCGGCACTTTTAATAGCCTTTAAAAAAGTATCCGGCGTAACGATATCCGGTTGTCCGATATTTAAGTGATAAATTTTAATACCTTTTTTCTTCGCCGCTTCGGCATAAGGAACTAACTTACGAATGGGCGATGCCGGCATTTCGTTTGCTTTATTGGATATTACTGGCATGTAATTATGAATTAAAAAACCTCAAATATAAGCATAATAAATGGCTGCCCACAGCTTATAATTTTAGTTAATTGTTGAAATAATTTGCCTTAGGCCCTCAATAAAACCGTATATTTGAAGGTTGATTTTTTATGACTGAAGCACCAATCGCAGCCGAACCAAGGCAATTATATCCATACCAGGCAGAAGCCGTTGAAAATATTTTTTCCCGACTTCAAGATTTACCGCCGAATGCTAATTTATTATTTCAATTGCCAACAGGCGGAGGAAAGACCATTATCTTTTCCGAAATAGCGCGTCGTTTTATTGAAAAATATAAGCGTAAGGTTTTAATCTTAACGCATCGCATTGAGTTAAGCCGACAAACCGCTGACGTATTAAGTGATTTGGGAATTTCCAACAAAATCATCAATTCAGAAGTTAAGGATTTGCCACGCCAAAGCGATTATCAATGTTTTACAGCATTAGTTGAAACCTTGAATAATCGCCTACAGGAAAACGATCAGTTTTTGGAGGATATCGGATTAGTGATAGTGGATGAAGCGCATAACAATTCATTCCGAAAAATATTCCATTACTTTAATGATATTAATATTCTGGGTGTTACAGCAACGCCTTTAAGCAGCAATAAAAAATTACCGCTCTATCAAACTTACAGCGATTTAATCATCGGACAAAGTATTCCGAATTTAATTGAGCAAGGTTATTTATGTGAAGGTGTCACTTATTCTTATGATGTAAACTTAAGCTCTTTGCGAATTGGGAATAATGGTGAGTTTACCGTAGGTTCTCATGAATTGCTTTATACACAAGCCATCATGCAAAGTAAATTGTTGGAGGCTTATGAGGAATTTGCGA is a window of Bacteroidota bacterium DNA encoding:
- a CDS encoding pyridoxal phosphate-dependent aminotransferase, producing the protein MPVISNKANEMPASPIRKLVPYAEAAKKKGIKIYHLNIGQPDIVTPDTFLKAIKSADIKVLEYSHSAGNESYRKKLCNYYKGYNINIEPSEVIITNGGSEAISIAMMTCFNPGDEIIIPEPFYANYNGFSVAANVTVKPIKSSIESGFALPPISDFEKLITPKTKGIMICNPGNPTGYLYTKAELEALKDLVKKYDLFLLSDEVYREFCYDGKEYVSVMHLSGIENNVILLDSISKRYSACGARIGAMISKNKEVMSAALKFAQARLSPPSYGQIGAEAALDTPASYFAEVKKEYIARRDFVIDALNKIPGVFCPKPSGAFYCIARLPIDNADKFCQWLLEDFNFNQQTVMLAPATGFYSTPGSGINEVRLAYVLNLNDLNNAMICLKEALAKYPGKTN
- a CDS encoding GyrI-like domain-containing protein encodes the protein MKKILFALTISGLLASCKNDTDEKGASSNNTTSVANTITTPPAQVVEETPGIIGVFDIPEILTLAILDSAKQEDIGFKIGKAYSAIEVDINNLGLSTEGLPPGAIYYNNNPENFVFECVVPINKTPKVQPKNSTIVILEATRAVVYNYYGPYDKMFNAYAELKTYLEKNKLEQSGAAREFYISDATVEKDPNKWLSKIYIPVK
- the folP gene encoding dihydropteroate synthase translates to MSSKIKENNPIVYQINGKSLSFEKPMVMAIINLTPDSFYDGGKYGEINDVLRDAEEKVKQGALILDIGAASSRSGSKEISEDEEWKRLQQPLLELRKKFNEIFISVDTYRAEIARRAAECGADIINDISGGNMDASMFDTIAKLNVAYVMMHMKGTPQTMQVNPEYGDVVYEVKSEFEKKISNLKEKGFSKIIIDPGFGFGKTTEHNYQLLKQLSQFTELDFPVLAGLSRKSMINKVIGTSPVTALNGTTVLNTIALLNGAKILRVHDVVEAIQAIELLKEYSRV
- a CDS encoding Rieske 2Fe-2S domain-containing protein, which translates into the protein MSYHWIKIFENEDAMHNNLMLGKPQSMVIKGNKICVARTNEGVYAVADRCPHNGASLSHGQCTEKGEIVCPMHRYPFDLKTGRTTSGLTMNVLTYPIKIEENGVFVGIKAKWWEL
- a CDS encoding DoxX family protein encodes the protein MKNFLSSKLFRAIWSIGLAALFYFICPPCFSKSTLAIILGILVLLVNGTPIISKWPWLTHIARILVGCLFIFSGFIKANDPLGFSYKLEEYFEVFKADTGLGMFEWFAHIALPLAIIICVSEMLLGVMLLIGYKRDLTLWLLFAQIAFFTFLTFYSACYNKVTHCGCFGDFLKLKPWESFWKDIALMILITLLFAGKEHINDLTFPSLQVTIFIIGAIASFAFPIYAYRNLPPLDFRAYAIGMNIKENMKPGADYQPPVYETRFKYENLKTHEVKEFDLKNYPWEDTLTWKWVATDNVLTKEAVNPPKITDFTVNDANGNPITDSLLNNKDYSFLLVCYDLKKTEEDESLHAKINDFYTLATKENKKIIGLTASSAEEINAYKHAHQALYDFASVDAIVLKTMVRSNPGLILIKDGTVIMNWHHNNFPSYSEVKQKYMN
- a CDS encoding DUF1599 domain-containing protein — its product is MQTTGTQYDKAIKLCKDIFLKKMKDYGTAWRNLRPTSLTDQIFIKAQRIKSIENKGTQKVGDDIKGEYIGIINYCVISLIQLELENDSRVDLPYDEVEKLYDKYVAQTKKLMEDKNHDYGEAWRDMRISSLTDLILMKIFRVKQIEDNKGKTIISEGVDANYMDMLNYSVFALIKLDN
- a CDS encoding rhomboid family intramembrane serine protease; this encodes MKNFISKSLLKVGAFPLLFVVLMWAVFFIDHAFNLHLTQLGTAPRTIKGLSGIIFSPFLHSDLEHLASNSLPMLVLGMLTFYFYKPIAWPSFIWIYIMSGVWLWVGGRNTPTGDMYHIGASGLIYGAAVFLFFSGVFRKHKPLMVISALVLFLYGGMMWGIFPIKQEISWEAHLFGAISGLMVAYNYRKEGPQRKEYEWENEDDDENEIIPEEEISEINETPTITYYFIPKQEENKEDENKKE
- a CDS encoding response regulator transcription factor — protein: MKKKRIETVTQDDFDSIYKKKIRDGKKNWREIFKSEIDGFNSFITSDSFWYIGDFATSKIVMAGGELEVATPLHKNEWVGISPMEIGKMFHPLDVAKMQAFTVFISDYFARRTQKEINNVKVSMLFRMLNSKNEYTWRILSYPKIKYENNLPRYIFCLISDCSHLVNEPESTMFVFDNNDKESVLYFCNEETVELKRFHEKKPLTQRETEVVKLLAKGLISKEIAHLLGISKNTVENHKQNIFEKTKTKNIAELITYAIKNKLVD